A window of the Planococcus citri chromosome 4, ihPlaCitr1.1, whole genome shotgun sequence genome harbors these coding sequences:
- the LOC135843470 gene encoding uncharacterized protein LOC135843470 isoform X3 encodes MERNDVPVFFASPLSLQELVSRKVALCLWFEKFRNTASECARWPYFDVFDMLVFSEVTIDVPFPIKRMIESGFDPVIIELLHWLKNSNRVLYHMEINDIYTRLDLVAFGGNGTIHFRGTIANFLNDSSLSDLVRFKIACVFCFEEQIDALWPIVCDEPELNIDDMYFHNDFMLFYWIARKKQDKLSEMLVPERGGIDHNKDIVTKFSSCTESPERGVPDHKSIDYLKDIIGRCYGCNLWLAMEYFMKLLDPVVQLKMVDDIFSSYSDPVCTVHLLPSLDAHLQRRILNKLLCKVVIDMARTFTRAEYATQAWLFIKDLIGKDKFSRMINTIIDLNCQLPFEFIQKDELLACIWSSASIHLKDVSDTLLNSVVSTLVIDFIGRISFLAAVLSSAEIPIRLNFWNQNWPKLISSVSQAQFEELMKVCLVEQTSIDDFERRLKNEPGFQEFY; translated from the coding sequence ATGGAAAGAAATGATGTCCCGGTGTTTTTCGCATCGCCTTTGTCGCTGCAAGAACTCGTCTCCAGGAAGGTTGCGTTGTGTTTGTGGTTTGAGAAATTTCGCAATACTGCTTCAGAATGTGCACGCTGGCCGTATTTCGATGTCTTTGATATGCTGGTCTTCTCTGAAGTTACCATCGACGTCCCATTTCCGATCAAACGAATGATCGAATCAGGTTTCGATCCGGTCATCATAGAATTGCTTCATTGGCTGAAAAACTCGAATAGGGTTTTATATCATATGGAAATAAATGATATTTACACTCGTTTAGATCTAGTCGCTTTTGGAGGCAATGGAACCATCCATTTTAGAGGCACAATCGCGAACTTCCTCAATGATTCTTCTTTGAGCGATCTAGTCAGATTCAAAATAGCTTGCGTCTTCTGCTTTGAAGAGCAAATTGATGCTTTGTGGCCAATTGTTTGCGATGAACCTGAACTTAACATTGACGACATGTACTTCCATAACGATTTCATGTTGTTTTATTGGATCGCTCGAAAGAAACAGGATAAATTATCCGAAATGCTTGTGCCAGAACGTGGAGGCATCGATCACAACAAAGATATCGTCACAAAATTCTCCAGTTGTACTGAATCGCCTGAACGTGGAGTGCCTGATCATAAAAGCATAGATTATCTCAAAGATATAATCGGAAGATGTTACGGGTGTAACTTATGGTTGGCTATGGAGTATTTCATGAAACTTCTAGATCCAGTAGTGCAGCTAAAAATGGTTGACGACATATTCTCATCTTATAGCGATCCCGTGTGCACCGTTCATTTGCTTCCTTCTCTCGATGCGCATCTGCAACGACGTATTCTGAATAAATTATTATGCAAAGTTGTGATCGATATGGCGCGTACGTTTACACGAGCTGAGTACGCGACTCAAGCCTGGCTTTTCATTAAAGATCTTATCGGTAAAGATAAATTTTCTCGAATGATCAATACCATAATCGACTTGAACTGTCAATTGCCATTTGAATTCATCCAGAAAGATGAATTGCTCGCATGTATTTGGTCTAGTGCATCAATTCATTTGAAAGACGTGAGTGATACCCTGTTGAATTCTGTTGTGTCTACACTTGTAATAGATTTCATAGGACGAATCAGTTTTTTAGCGGCCGTTCTGTCGAGTGCTGAAATTCCTATTCGGTTAAACTTTTGGAACCAAAATTGGCCCAAACTTATCAGCAGCGTGTCACAGGCCCAATTCGAAGAATTAATGAAGGTGTGCTTGGTAGAGCAGACTTCTATCGATGATTTCGAAAGGCGTTTGAAGAACGAACCcggttttcaagaattttactGA
- the LOC135843472 gene encoding UNC93-like protein MFSD11, whose amino-acid sequence MPEGEFDKRVYNVLMLGGGFFCVFFSFQTMSNILITLINSIKHETPDYIGDAFYSLAIVYFVLAFFNLLVPPIISVLGTRISMVIGSIGYALYMISFFITNGWAIYVASVILGIGAATIWTAQGTYLTLNSDAYTIARNAALFWVFFQSSTFCGNVFVYFTFLQQDFIPADTRVYIYSVLSGVCLLGVFILMLLRPPLNMRGQQISDTSNAPSKAFISSLAIIGTKDMLLLFISFWFTGTHLAFAASIYSACIGFTTKLTRYPKSLIGLSGIVFAVGEIIAGVCFGVAADITTFQFGRNPIVILGAVVLLVGYVLIYLNLPTDAQFHDTTAISYFDPPIAWLAVLCSFLLGFGDSCFNTQIYSIVATRYRENSPPAFALFKLVQSLGSAVAFLYFRHIALHYLLIILSVMDILAAVTFFPVEVEARTPHFEPEELDIQIPAGPSVNRIMATAPKTE is encoded by the exons ATGCCCGAAGGCGAATTCGATAAACGGGTGTACAATGTCCTTATGCTTGGTGGTGGATTTTTCtgcgtgtttttttcatttcagacgaTGAGCAACATTCTG ATTACGCTGATTAATAGTATAAAACACGAAACACCTGATTACATTGGAGATGCTTTTTACTCTCTGGCCATCGTTTACTTCGTATTGGCCTTCTTCAATCTACTGGTTCCTCCGATAATCAGCGTACTAGGCACGCGTATTTCCATGGTAATCGGTTCCATCGGCTACGC ACTTTACATGATTTCGTTTTTTATTACAAACGGTTGGGCGATATACGTGGCTTCGGTCATATTGGGAATCGGAGCGGCCACAATCTGGACTGCTCAGGGAACCTACTTGACGCTCAATTCGGACGCGTATACCATTGCTCGTAATGCGGCCTTATTTTGGGTGTTTTTCCAATCgag TACGTTTTGTGGtaatgtttttgtttatttcacaTTTCTACAACAAGATTTCATTCCTGCCGACACGAGAGTTTACATTTATAGCGTTTTATCGGGTGTTTGCCTGCTAGGAGTTTTTATACTAATGCTTCTACGTCCACCGCTTAACATGCGCGGACAACAGATATCTGACACCAGCAACGCTCCTTCCAAAGCATTTATTAGTAGTCTCGCCATAATCGGCACGAAAGATATGCTGTTATTGTTCATCTCATTTTGGTTCACCg GAACCCATTTAGCGTTCGCTGCCTCTATTTACAGTGCTTGTATCGGCTTCACGACAAAGCTGACCAGATATCCCAAGTCGTTAATCGGTTTATCTGGTATTGTGTTCGCAGTCGGCGAAATAATTG CCGGTGTGTGTTTTGGAGTTGCAGCGGACATTACTACATTCCAATTTGGAAGAAACCCGATCGTGATTTTGGGAGCTGTGGTGCTTCTGGTGGGTTACGTTTTGATCTACTTGAATTTGCCGACGGATGCGCAATTTCACGATACGACGGCCATATCTTATTTCGATCCGCCCAT cgcTTGGCTGGCAGTGTTGTGTAGTTTTCTACTCGGTTTCGGGGATAGTTGTTTTAATACCCAAATCTACTCGATTGTGGCTACTAGGTATCGCGAGAACAGCCCTCCTGCTTTCGCTCTGTTTAAACTCGTCCAA TCGCTAGGATCCGCCGTCGCGTTTCTTTATTTCAGACATATAGCGCTTCATTATTTACTGATAATTTTATCTGTGATGGATATACTCGCTGCGGTTACTTTCTTCCCAGTCGAAGTAGAAGCGCGTACTCCTCATTTCGAACCGGAAGAATTAGATATTCAGATTCCTGCCGGACCTTCGGTTAATAGGATTATGGCTACGGCACCCAAAACCGAGTAA